TTAAAATTGCTTCACAATAAAGGAAGAcatagtaaaacaaaacaagtgACACACCACACCACAAAACAACTTtgaaacaagatttttttaaattaaaacaagatCACATCagatttataaatcaaataccAATTAACAATCAGCAAAGCTATTGAGGAAAATtgatgcaaaaataaataaaaacattaattagtaGCAAAAAGTATAGCGACatagactataaataaataaataatttctcttATCTACAcgaacatatataaatatatcaattctatttaaaattttatacaatatgctAGTCTAGGCTTTAATGCCTTGCAGCTTTACctctatatataaacaatactgttcttcttctttcaaatggcaattcaatgatgatagaaagagaggtACAGTTATTAACTAAACaccattaaataatgtttataagtgaGTCCATTAGTTTCTAAATATATCATCAAATTGCTACAATTGTTAAGTTAATGAAATCATAACAATGTATTAAGAGCATTATCTCATCGCCTACTATTGTAGGGATGTCCCAGGGCTCCAGGCAATGTTACCACATCGATATACAATACGCAGCTTCCACAAAGTTATTGCATGATATATAAAGCAATATTAACAGAATATTATGAGAACATAacttttgtgttttaatattttatagttataagcAATACATCATGCAATCATTATGAATTAAAGCGAAATTGTTACctacagtatattatatacacgacTTATTTTCTGccagaataatttataattgcaatCAAATGATATTGAGATCTGGCGGAGAAGGTGGTCTACACTGAAGTAAGAGGACAGATGTCAGATTAAGGTGATCCTAGTTGTTATTACGAATCTTCTCCTCCCCACCCGTCTCACTCATCGTGGACGTGTGTGAGTGGGATGGCAAATGGGACGCTTTGGACGTATTGGCACTAGCATTTTCTACGTGCTGCAGTTAGTGGTGGGGCGGGGTGGACCCACCCTCGTTGACGAGCCTCTGCCGCTCGCGGTACATGGACACCTGTATGTTCTGCAGCTGGTGGTAGCGACACACCTTGAGCGTGGAGAACACGGCCAGCCCCACCCACGTCGCGAACGCGCCCCACGCGCCGAACTGAAACGGAAAGtacaatacttttaataatgtgCCCAAGTCTGAACTCACTAACCTTCTGACTTAACTGCACAGAGATAGAagacttcaattttttttttatagagtagcaAGGCagacgaccatatgggccacctgatggtaagtggtcaccaacgcccatagacattggcattctaagaaatgtcaaccatcgcttacatagccaatgcgccaccaaccttgggaactaagattttatgtcccttgtgcctgtaattacactggctcactcacacttcaaaccggaacacaacaatatcaagtactacttgttttgcggtagaatatctgatgagtgggtggtacctacccagacgagcttgcacaaagccctaccaccagatgaagAAGCAAAGGCTGTACATGCTTTCCGAAGCAGATATCTTGATAGaagaatattttactttatagacCTAAGCCTGTGATTTTGCTTATAAGTTTTGATTCGATTTTCAGTTAAACACAAACTTACCGACTTCTGGCTGTGTTATTTCAATACTTACTTGTGCAGTTCCAAGTTCAATGTAGAATCCATGAGTCGatattttgtcttttttatcTATATCCTGTCCGGTCGCATCCTCACAGCTGTgggaaaagtaaatattaaataacagctAACACCCGCTTTGTGTTATCtccttaaatattcttatactaTCTATGTGTGCcgacaacaaaattaaattaattaaatgttattaaaacgcATAGAAAACGAACAAACTTACGTgtgttacataaaattttatgtttatataagatAGAATATCAAACATTATtcaattagtttattatatttaaattaaattgaaaaatgctgtaatttaaaaatatttatctgcaTTTTTGAGAGTACAAATCTACGAGATGCACTTATAAGCTACATAGTATAAGGAACATGACGCGACCTCGGGAAGCGCTCCACGATGTTCTGGCACCAGGTCATGAAGCCGAGCGTCACGAGCGCGGCGGCCGACACGCCCAGCGCGCACAGCAGCGCGCACACCGCCGCCTCGATGAACGCCGACAAGAACGAGCTGTCGGTGCCGCGGTACATGAACACCGACAGCCTGACAACAAAATACGCACTTGTTACCGTCCATCAAAGACGGCGTCCGCATCCTAACATGGGACTTGTACGACCATACCACTCCTCTGCATGGTAGAATAACAAAAATGCAGGTGGAATGATGATTTTGTTGcactaatattaaatacattataaatacaaattagacATATGAAAATCCTTGGGTTTCGCCCTTTTTAAACGTAATATTTTTGGATTTACACATTTCATCTACAGGGTCACGACTTTATAAAGCCGTCATAATGTTCAGCATATTAATCAGTGTCCTACACCTGattctaatataattatgtcatataaaaagatacatctgtataataaaagttttttttttatacagggttacagggtaatatgtcacgatccttttaaagggttatagttcaggacaatagctatcaaatgacccccaaaatgcttatgcaaaagtgtatcgttttcgagttattaattttttaatattttttttatttaaaggatgtttaagattctaaaattcaataaaaaaaaaatcaacgtattttccctatttttttttgtatttcttgctagggtacatcctagttaataataaccagttataaaacaaaaacaatcttcaagcatttttaaattacagatccaaaactgtacaacttttcgatttttaattttgattctttaagttactcgcaatttttttgtaaaaatcactatggctcttatcgtgcggatcattttaaaaacatctgcgtttccttagctatccatcggtacataaaaagtacagtaacaatcataaactcaggagaaaattagataacaaagagaccaggtaggaaattctaagaaatgctattgttaagaaattaaatctggatcaaagacaaaaggacctcaatgcaaagtagttaaagattatttttaataggggtaataggtaaaaaaggagagataaaccagagctgtttgtggaattctattatcaattcctttgaatttaccgtcattttttctaatttccttttatctcatttcttttaggaataagagtaataaaaccttgtcggggtacataatactcactgtacttgcactgctcgtatagtgtggacgcgctttagtgaatattgatctcttaaatttttgaaaaaaaccgcttcgtttactgaactctgtttcttacaacttcgtgactcggctagctaaaaggaatttgtgatttgtgtttatgataacttggcgcgtaaaaaggactattatggctgcagaacaaaattcttctcgtcgtccgtactctaagggtccgttcacacagaccggctcggagagcatcggcctgcttttttcttttcacacagaccgggtcgtatacgcttggaattggccggagcggagccgccaactatttcacatcgaccggctggaagagatctgaaagcgggtgcgagcgagaaagagcacgcaagcggagccggtcggctccttttattacttcacacgaagcgcgttcaggcatttttaatgacaaaaaaggtgcaaatgcaaaaataaactttactacaatcactcaaaacactgtttccaacgtgataaaaatctgctctcctctccgagccggtctgtgtgaacggaccctaatgAGGAATAagctgacatcttattttgctatggatattgtaacggtgacgccgcagctgctcgtcgtgagtataatcgtcgatttccggatcgccggacacctgacaatagtgtctttattggtgtgtatcgtcgaattagagaaactggtcgcgtgcaaaggagacaatctgattccggacgccctcgtgtccgttctccagatgaagaagatgtaattattcgtcattttcgagaggaccctacagtttccaccaatattgtggcaaaccgactgggcgtatctcaatggagagtctggtttactgtccacgcggctggattgtatccctatcattacacacccgtacacgtgattgaagaaggagatcctgcaagacgtttagatttttgccgatttatgctacactgtgatgcagaaaatcccaattttttgagaaaaattttatggacagacgagtcaaagtttgacaaagatggtattactaactaccacaatattcgatattggtctcaaaaagaacagggaaaccctcacaaaaagcgattaagcggttcccaaagacgtttctcggtaaacgtccggatggggattatcaatgataatcttattgggccacatttcctacctgataacttaaatggtgaaagttatgaaagcttgcttagagaaatcctgcatgagttactcgaaaatgtttcgctgaaacttaggcagagaatgatattccagcatgatggttgccccgcacactttcgaatgtccgtaagacagtggctagacagcaattatcgtaatagatggattggcagaggaggaccaatcccatggccagcgagaagtccagatttgactccgatggactattatgtctgggggcatatgaaaagcctggtttatgatgtttcaccagtacaaacaattgaagaactcaaaacaagaataatgaatgctgcaaattctattcgacatagcttgagtagtgttgtagtaaaaagtgaattaagaaaaagaatgcgtatttgtatacgaaataggggatctcattttgaacacgaattatgaataataaacagtgtaatttcgaaagtatggagtaactaaaaagattaagtattttgtttttgatttaaattcaaaattgcaatgacagctctggtttatctctccttttttacctattacccctattaaaaataatctttaactactttgcattgaggtccttttgtctttgatccagatttaatttcttaacaatagcatttcttaaaatttcctacctggtctctttgttatctaattttctcctgagtttatgattgttactgtactttttatgtaccgatggatagctaaggaaacgcagatgtttttaaaatgatccgcacgataagagccatagtgatttttacaaaaaaattgcgagtaacttaaagaatcaaaattaaaaatcgaaaagttgtacagttttggatctgtaatttaaaaatgcttgaagattgtttttgttttataactggttattattaactaggatgtaccctagcaagaaatacaaaaaaaatagggaaaatacgttgattttttttttattgaattttagaatcttaaacatcctttaaataaaaaaaatattaaaaaattaataactcgaaaacgatacacttttgcataagcattttgggggtcgtttgatagctattgtcctgaactataaccctttaaaaggatcgtgacatattaccctgtaaccctgtatagagtaggaaggcggacgagcatatgggccagctgatggtaagtggtcaccaacgcccatagacattggcattgtaagaaatgtcaaccatcgcttacatagccaatgcgccaccaaccttggaaactaagattttatgtcccttgtgcatgtaattacactggctcactcacccttcaaaccggaacacaacattatcaagtactgctgtttactgttacaataatattaaatttcatgcgAGATTCTTCTATGTCACCGTCTCCATATGAATGACTTTTTATGAGGTCGGTCCTGTTGTACaatatgagtttttttattttataggtaggaGGACAGGCAAATAAGCCGCCTGACGTTAAGTGGTCACTagggcccatagacattggcgatgtaagaaatattaaacattccttacatcgccaatgcgcaaccaatctTGAGAATGAAGATAttatcccttatgcctgtaattacactgactcaatcATCTTTCAAACCCGAATGCAACAATAGCTTACTATTGTTGCATTCGGGTTTGAAAgaggtattgctgtttagcagtagaatatctgatgattgggtggtacctacccaacaAAATCCATTAGAAAAAATTTACAGACGAAGCATCCTATAAATTGATCTACTTGTATAGGGcagtgttttaatataaaatgatagcaTAATGTGCAGTAGATTTTAAATTggacataatattatgtcaGCCGCGTGTAAAGATCTTCATTTTTTCTTACTAACCTGTATATTTGTACGCTGCATACTATGAACATGATCACTCCAACCACTATGACATAGTTGCAATATGCACGAGATGCCCACATCACTAGCAGCTGTCCGTCTTCCTCTTGCCAAGTGCCCTTGGAGAAGAGCAGACAGTGACCACTGTTCacaagtattattattacaattatttacatataaattattctaagaatatatgataagatataatatttctgAAAGGAGCCAGTTTTAGGCTTAGTTACTTaagagaaaaaattataaataaatagtgcttTAATCAATAATACCATCTTATTACAAAAAAGAAGGTATACCTAAAATTGGTACTGTTTACTATTTGATGAATTTTCAATAAAGAGATTTGATTgggattgttaaaaaaaaaaactaacttataGGTAATCCGTAATCAAATTGGAATTCAAGGTAATTTTCACGAACTGACCTGAACTCATCTTGATGCATACTCATGGGTACAATAATACATAGAGACAAAATAAGGCCGATCACGTAGCCCGCTATTTGACTTAGCAGTAAAACGTTCGTCAAAGCCAtcgcaataaaattttataaatcgttgttataaaaatattgatgtagTTTTGATTTATCTATTAAGTATGATTGTATGACTCTTGTTTGTTGATAAAAACTACGACACAATCTGCAAAACTGATAATGACATTTGACAGCGTTCATCGATGTGATGTGACAAGTGACAAGGACAACTGAGTCTGATAAACAAcaagtcatttaaaaaattaagttaatatgaAGACTGTGCTATTGAAACAACTAagcttgttttaatattttcttattaattattaagcgtggttttaaattaatatcttaaattttCACTAAGCAAAAGCTATTTATAAAGacatacatttactttttaatttccaAATGAAACGCAACATGATAACTGTCATTTCCAAATCTGCAGTGTAGTGTCAATTTGTCATATATCGTGAAATTTGTCGTTTGGTTTTGGTGATGTGTTTCAATCGACgagttgaaaaataaattaagttaattaaacttttattatgtcGGTATATTAGCGTTAATCAAATCTCAGTGAGAAACATGAATTTTAACGCTTCAAGGAAtggtaagttttatattattattctaccaaatgttttgaaatacaatttttatcttcGTTCTATTATTAAGATTTAGTCGGTAACCTGtaggttgtttttttattgtaggaTATATTAGACCTAGTATTATCTCATCCAAAGACTCCATATTAAAACtgctgtttttaattttttatcatatatgtgACGTATATATTCTTTACTATAATAGGTGCaagatattttactataataactCAGCGTTTATATACGATACAAATATAGCAAAAGCGTTGTGATTAAAAAGTTTACTTCAACTCAAAATATACTGTATAAATGGCAGGTTTTAATGATTTAACCTCAACCTCTTGATTA
The Nymphalis io chromosome 19, ilAglIoxx1.1, whole genome shotgun sequence DNA segment above includes these coding regions:
- the LOC126775839 gene encoding transmembrane protein 179, producing the protein MALTNVLLLSQIAGYVIGLILSLCIIVPMSMHQDEFSGHCLLFSKGTWQEEDGQLLVMWASRAYCNYVIVVGVIMFIVCSVQIYRLSVFMYRGTDSSFLSAFIEAAVCALLCALGVSAAALVTLGFMTWCQNIVERFPSCEDATGQDIDKKDKISTHGFYIELGTAQFGAWGAFATWVGLAVFSTLKVCRYHQLQNIQVSMYRERQRLVNEGGSTPPHH